One Pleuronectes platessa chromosome 9, fPlePla1.1, whole genome shotgun sequence genomic region harbors:
- the fnbp1l gene encoding formin-binding protein 1-like isoform X1, which produces MSWGTELWDQFDNLDKHTQWGIDFLERYSKFVKERLDIEQSYAKQLRSLVKKYCPKRSKEEEPRFTSCVSFYSILNELNDYAGQREVVAEEIAHKVYGELMSYSQDLKAERKHHLQEGRKAQQYLDHSWKQMDNSKKKFERECKEAEKCQLTFDRLDNDINATKSEVEKAKAQLYLRTHMADESKNEYAAQLQNFNGEQWKHFNNAIPHIFKNLQDMDERRTVKLGETYRSFAEAERRVIPIVSKCLEGMVSAAKAVNERKDSVIVVESFKSGFDPPGDFPFEDFSQNLSRSGSDGTISNTPKGERDKDGGPAPRSDPKHPMSRTKNKLWLFGKKPKSPSSCPPPPPPSSSSPRSSSSSRPRPRSTSHPFPASRFGSDLVSHYLSEIKTTVPRIPQNLRALRRGAPSLEDFSHLPPEQRRKRLQQKIDELNRELQKEQDQRDALNKMKDVYEKNPQMGDPVSLQPKISETICNMEKLRSELHKNETWLSEVEGKHSSRGDRRHSADNHHQAPQGRESPEGSYTDDTSQEHHTPHPRRPSPAQPGNPNPDPHEFDDEFDDDDPLPVIGHCKALYSFGGQNEGTLVMAEEEVLYIIEEDKGDGWTRVRKQSGEEGYVPTSYVEITMEKNSKGAVTYI; this is translated from the exons ATGAGTTGGGGAACGGAGCTCTGG GACCAGTTTGATAATCTGGACAAACACACTCAGTGGGGGATTGATTTTCTGGAGCGCTATTCAAAGTTTGTCAAGGAAAGGCTGGACATTGAGCAAAGCTATGCCAAGCAACTacg gaGCTTGGTGAAGAAATATTGCCCGAAACGCTccaaggaggaggagccaag GTTCACATCATGTGTGTCGTTCTACTCCATACTCAATGAACTTAACGACTATGCCGGTCAGAGGGAGGTGGTGGCGGAGGAGATTGCTCACAAGGTGTACGGAGAGCTGATGAGCTACAGTCAAGACCTCAAAGCTGAGAGGAAGCAT CATCTTCAGGAGGGCAGGAAGGCCCAGCAGTATTTGGATCATAGCTGGAAACAGATGGACAAC AGTAAAAAGAAGTTTGAGAGGGAGTGTAAAGAAGCAGAGAAATGCCAGCTGACCTTCGACCGGTTAGATAATGACATCAACGCCACCAAATCCGAAGTGGAGAAG gcCAAAGCCCAGTTATACCTGCGGACTCACATGGCCGATGAGAGTAAGAACGAATACGCCGCTCAGCTACAGAACTTCAACGGAGAGCAGTGGAAACATTTCAACAACGCCATTCCACACATCTTCAAG AATCTGCAGGACATGGATGAACGTCGGACGGTGAAGCTGGGCGAGACGTACCGGAGCTTTGCGGAGGCGGAGCGGAGAGTCATTCCCATCGTCTCCAAATGTCTAGAAGGAATGGTTTCGGCCGCCAAAGCTGTCAATGAACGAAAG GATTCAGTCATTGTCGTGGAGTCTTTCAAGTCCGGCTTCGACCCTCCAGGCGACTTCCCCTTCGAGGACTTCAGTCAGAATCTGAGCAGGTCGGGTTCCGACGGGACCATCAGCAACACGCCCAAAGGAGAACGAGACAAAGACGGGGGCCCGGCGCCGAGATCAGACCCGAAACATCCTATGAGCAGAACCAAGAACAAGCTGTGGCTGTTTGGGAAGAAACCAAAG TCcccttcctcctgtcctcctcctcctcctccatcatcttcctccccccgctcctcctcctcctcccgtcccCGTCCCCGGTCCACCTCCCACCCATTCCCTGCATCCCGGTTCGGTTCTGACCTTGTGAGCCACTATCTGTCTGAGATAAAGACTACAGTACCCAGAATACCCCAGAATTTGAGGGCCCTGCGGAGAGGG GCGCCGTCTCTGGAGGATTTCAGTCACCTCCCCcccgagcagaggaggaagaggctgcAGCAGAAGATCGACGAGCTCAACAGAGAGCTTCAGAAAGAGCAGGATCAGAG agATGCCTTGAACAAGATGAAGGACGTGTACGAGAAGAACCCACAGATGGGAGACCCCGTCAGCCTGCAACCCAAAATATCAGAGACCATTTGTAACATGGAGAAACTGCGCTCGGAACTCCACAAAAACGAG ACTTGGTTATCTGAGGTGGAGGGAAAGCACAGctccagaggagacaggagacacagcgCAGACAATCACCATCAAGCCCCTCAAGGCAGAGAAAG CCCTGAAGGCAGCTACACAGACGACACCAGTCAGGAGCATCACACGCCTCACCCCCGCCGCCCCAGTCCCGCACAGCCCGGGAACCCCAACCCGGACCCTCACGAGTTTGACGATGAATTCGATGACGACGACCCGCTGCCGGTCATCGGACACTGCAAAGCGCTCTACTCTTTTGGAG GTCAGAACGAGGGGACGCTGGTGATGGCAGAAGAGGAG GTGTTGTACATCATCGAGGAGGACAAGGGCGACGGCTGGACGCGGGTCAGGAAGCAGAGCGGCGAGGAGGGCTACGTCCCCACCTCCTACGTAGAAAT
- the si:ch211-198n5.11 gene encoding methylcrotonoyl-coenzyme A carboxylase 2 yields the protein MLRCLTSGRRVCPALVPPFTLSPSWILKNITEDRHRRLTEQRWRCSVRCMSSVAKRRRSLPSAFPVLELPLHPIQRHVYEANLRNSNACHKKFIELREQVMKAGGENAIARHTKRNKKLLVRDRLRLLLDDEDFLELSPFAGLGLPYGDIPSAGCLTGIGRICGLWCVFIANDATVKGGTAYPITVKKQLRAQEVAMQNRLPCVYLVDSGGAFLPLQSEIFPDKNQGGRVFYNEAIMSAMKIPQVSVVCGSCTAGGAYIPTMAEEAVMVHRIGTIFLGGPPLVKAATGEEVTPEDLGGAKLHAEVSGCVDHFAWDEKEAYDYTRSIVSTLNFQLPEEEEEDEEKMKKRKAEEDPLYSSEDLLGLAPLSYNHSLDVKMVISRLTDGSRFHEFKARFGTTLITGFAKIHGNLVGIVANNGELSYQAALKGSHFVQLCDQRDVPLLFLQNTAPTAALTLSTTQAEMNSNRLKAQGSMLSAVACSSVPKITVVIGGCHGADSYAMCGRAFDPNFLFLWPNARVSMAAPGHSGSLLPEDSEQRKKQEDDLNRRLEEESSAFFSSGRLWDDGVILPQDTRKVLRDCLDIIRQQQYQLSTEKVQQPLLRM from the exons ATGCTCCGCTGCCTGACGAG tgGCAGGAGAGTGTGTCCTGCTTTGGTGCCTCCTTTCACCCTGTCGCCATCTTGGATTTTAAAGAACATAACAGAAGACAGACATCGCAG GTTGACTGAGCAGCGCTGGAGGTGCTCAGTTCGTTGTATGAGCTCTGTAGCGAAGAGGAGGAGATCTCTACCCAGTGCCTTCCCAGTGCTGGAGCTCCCCTTGCATCCCATCCAGCGGCATGTATATGAAGCTAACCTCCGAAACAGCAACGCCTGCCATAAGAA GTTCATCGAGTTGAGGGAGCAGGTGATGAAAGCCGGGGGGGAGAATGCCATTGCTAGgcacacaaaaagaaacaagaagCTACTGGTCAGGGATCGTCTGCGCCTCCTGCTGGATGATGAAGATTTTCTAGAGCTGTCTCCATTCGCGGGTCTGGGTCTGCCTTACGGGGACATCCCATCAGCCGGCTGTCTGACTG GTATCGGCAGGATCTGTGGTCTATGGTGTGTGTTCATTGCCAACGATGCCACAGTGAAAGGCGGCACAGCCTATCCAATCACAGTGAAGAAGCAACTAAGAGCGCAAGAAGTGGCGATGCAGAACCGCCTGCCTTGTGTTTACCTGGTCGACTCTGGAGGAGCTTTCCTACCACTacag TCAGAGATCTTTCCGGATAAGAACCAGGGAGGAAGAGTTTTCTATAATGAAGCCATCATGTCTGCCATGAAGATCCCACAG GTGTCAGTGGTGTGTGGGTCATGCACAGCGGGTGGAGCTTACATCCCCACTATGGCTGAGGAGGCAGTGATGGTGCACCGGATAGGGACGATATTCCTGGGAGGACCGCCGCTTGTCAAGGCCGCCACAGGAGAGGAAGTGACACCAGAGGACCTGGGAGGAGCCAAGCTTCATGCTGA AGTGAGTGGCTGTGTGGATCATTTTGCCTGGGATGAAAAGGAGGCGTACGATTACACCAGAAGCATAGTTTCCACCCTCAATTTCCAGctgcctgaggaggaggaagaggatgaggagaagatgaagaagaggaaagcagaggaggaCCCACTGTACAGTTCAGAGGATCTTCTGGGTCTCGCTCCACTGAGTTATAACCATAGTCTGGATGTTAAAATG GTCATCAGTCGGCTGACGGACGGGAGCCGCTTCCACGAGTTCAAAGCTCGTTTTGGAACCACTCTGATCACCGGCTTTGCAAAGATTCATGG CAACCTGGTGGGGATCGTAGCCAACAACGGAGAGCTGTCGTACCAGGCTGCCCTGAAAGGAAGTCATTTTGTTCAGCTATGTGACCAGAGAGACGtcccgctcctcttcctccagaacACAGCGCCCACAGCGGCTCTAACACTCTCCACGACCCAG GCGGAGATGAACAGTAACCGTCTGAAGGCGCAGGGTTCGATGCTGTCAGCGGTGGCTTGCTCCTCCGTCCCCAAAATCACGGTGGTGATCGGTGGCTGCCACGGCGCTGACAGCTACGCCATG TGTGGACGGGCCTTTGATCCTAATTTCCTGTTCCTGTGGCCAAACGCCAGAGTGTCCATGGCAGCTCCGGGTCATTCTGGTTCTCTGCTTCCCGAAGACAGtgagcagaggaagaagcaggaggaCGACTTGAATCGGCGATTAGAGGAAGAGAGTTcagctttcttctcctctgggcGGCTCTGGGATGATGGAGTCATTCTGCCTCAGGACACCAGGAAG gttCTCAGAGACTGTCTGGACATCATCAGACAGCAGCAGTATCAGCTTTCTACAGAAAAAGTGCAGCAACCACTGCTACGCATGTAG
- the fnbp1l gene encoding formin-binding protein 1-like isoform X2, whose protein sequence is MSWGTELWDQFDNLDKHTQWGIDFLERYSKFVKERLDIEQSYAKQLRSLVKKYCPKRSKEEEPRFTSCVSFYSILNELNDYAGQREVVAEEIAHKVYGELMSYSQDLKAERKHHLQEGRKAQQYLDHSWKQMDNSKKKFERECKEAEKCQLTFDRLDNDINATKSEVEKAKAQLYLRTHMADESKNEYAAQLQNFNGEQWKHFNNAIPHIFKNLQDMDERRTVKLGETYRSFAEAERRVIPIVSKCLEGMVSAAKAVNERKDSVIVVESFKSGFDPPGDFPFEDFSQNLSRSGSDGTISNTPKGERDKDGGPAPRSDPKHPMSRTKNKLWLFGKKPKAPSLEDFSHLPPEQRRKRLQQKIDELNRELQKEQDQRDALNKMKDVYEKNPQMGDPVSLQPKISETICNMEKLRSELHKNETWLSEVEGKHSSRGDRRHSADNHHQAPQGRESPEGSYTDDTSQEHHTPHPRRPSPAQPGNPNPDPHEFDDEFDDDDPLPVIGHCKALYSFGGQNEGTLVMAEEEVLYIIEEDKGDGWTRVRKQSGEEGYVPTSYVEITMEKNSKGAVTYI, encoded by the exons ATGAGTTGGGGAACGGAGCTCTGG GACCAGTTTGATAATCTGGACAAACACACTCAGTGGGGGATTGATTTTCTGGAGCGCTATTCAAAGTTTGTCAAGGAAAGGCTGGACATTGAGCAAAGCTATGCCAAGCAACTacg gaGCTTGGTGAAGAAATATTGCCCGAAACGCTccaaggaggaggagccaag GTTCACATCATGTGTGTCGTTCTACTCCATACTCAATGAACTTAACGACTATGCCGGTCAGAGGGAGGTGGTGGCGGAGGAGATTGCTCACAAGGTGTACGGAGAGCTGATGAGCTACAGTCAAGACCTCAAAGCTGAGAGGAAGCAT CATCTTCAGGAGGGCAGGAAGGCCCAGCAGTATTTGGATCATAGCTGGAAACAGATGGACAAC AGTAAAAAGAAGTTTGAGAGGGAGTGTAAAGAAGCAGAGAAATGCCAGCTGACCTTCGACCGGTTAGATAATGACATCAACGCCACCAAATCCGAAGTGGAGAAG gcCAAAGCCCAGTTATACCTGCGGACTCACATGGCCGATGAGAGTAAGAACGAATACGCCGCTCAGCTACAGAACTTCAACGGAGAGCAGTGGAAACATTTCAACAACGCCATTCCACACATCTTCAAG AATCTGCAGGACATGGATGAACGTCGGACGGTGAAGCTGGGCGAGACGTACCGGAGCTTTGCGGAGGCGGAGCGGAGAGTCATTCCCATCGTCTCCAAATGTCTAGAAGGAATGGTTTCGGCCGCCAAAGCTGTCAATGAACGAAAG GATTCAGTCATTGTCGTGGAGTCTTTCAAGTCCGGCTTCGACCCTCCAGGCGACTTCCCCTTCGAGGACTTCAGTCAGAATCTGAGCAGGTCGGGTTCCGACGGGACCATCAGCAACACGCCCAAAGGAGAACGAGACAAAGACGGGGGCCCGGCGCCGAGATCAGACCCGAAACATCCTATGAGCAGAACCAAGAACAAGCTGTGGCTGTTTGGGAAGAAACCAAAG GCGCCGTCTCTGGAGGATTTCAGTCACCTCCCCcccgagcagaggaggaagaggctgcAGCAGAAGATCGACGAGCTCAACAGAGAGCTTCAGAAAGAGCAGGATCAGAG agATGCCTTGAACAAGATGAAGGACGTGTACGAGAAGAACCCACAGATGGGAGACCCCGTCAGCCTGCAACCCAAAATATCAGAGACCATTTGTAACATGGAGAAACTGCGCTCGGAACTCCACAAAAACGAG ACTTGGTTATCTGAGGTGGAGGGAAAGCACAGctccagaggagacaggagacacagcgCAGACAATCACCATCAAGCCCCTCAAGGCAGAGAAAG CCCTGAAGGCAGCTACACAGACGACACCAGTCAGGAGCATCACACGCCTCACCCCCGCCGCCCCAGTCCCGCACAGCCCGGGAACCCCAACCCGGACCCTCACGAGTTTGACGATGAATTCGATGACGACGACCCGCTGCCGGTCATCGGACACTGCAAAGCGCTCTACTCTTTTGGAG GTCAGAACGAGGGGACGCTGGTGATGGCAGAAGAGGAG GTGTTGTACATCATCGAGGAGGACAAGGGCGACGGCTGGACGCGGGTCAGGAAGCAGAGCGGCGAGGAGGGCTACGTCCCCACCTCCTACGTAGAAAT